The Phyllopteryx taeniolatus isolate TA_2022b chromosome 19, UOR_Ptae_1.2, whole genome shotgun sequence genome includes the window CGCCACAGGATGGCGCTCCAGTGCCTGATCCTTACATCCAGGTAGAGGCACTTATTAAAAATCCACattattttgtcatcttttaatgcttggcttttttttcaattatgcaATCCTACAGGAGATGGCATCACGTGGGCTTCAAGCAACCCTGCTGCCTGTGCTATCTTTTAACTTTGTATCGTTAAACACCCTCTCAGATAAGGTAACTCACCATTTTGTTTGCTCTTACTttgccttttctttcttttttcttttttacttgtCAGCATACATGCAAGACAATTTATGCCATTTTCCCCTCAGCTTTTCCAACCGGAAAAATACGGTGGCCTCATATTTACGAGCCCGAGAGCGGTGGAAGCAGTGAAGATGTGCTTAGCGGACAGAAGAGAAGGTGAGACGAGATCCACGACcttatttcaaatgtaaaaagaaaatagttaACCACTGTTTACATGGCCTTCGGTAGACTTTACTAAAACCAATATGGCCCCCGATGGGTAAAAGAATGGCCACCTTGTTTTAaatgccccccccaaaaagtgtcaaaataatgtcatactgtcacaaaagtgttaactAAAGAGctcttttgtgtctttttccaCAGAATGGGAGCGGTCAGCCAAAGACAAGTGGAACGCAAAGTCCGTTTATGTGGTGGGCAAAGCGACGGCCGCCTTAGGTAAAGTCACCTGCCGCCGACACGAACGCGCGAGGTGCCGTTTGCGCCGTTAGCACAAGTCACAACTTGTTGGCGACGCACTATTGTCGTTCCTGCGCAGGTGCGGCACCTTCCTGAAGTGTGTCCCACCTTCTTTTGTTGCCCTTTTATTGATCTTTTCATAACGTTTGGAAACAATGGGTGGCAGAAAGTAATTGACTACAGCTGACTTCAACTCGGAACGATGGTTatgttacttttttcttttttttcttcacctcCTTTGCAGTACGCCGTCTTGGCTTGGATCCCCTCGGCGAGGACGCAGGGACGGCGGAGGTCCTGTCTCGTGTCATCATTGAACGTACGTTGGCATCCTTTTAGTCGACTGTGACCGAAGTTATTAATTGATTCATTTGTCAGGATCTTCTTTTTTTCCGGCTTCAAAGTGCATCCCAACTGCAAGCACTTCTTCCACTAACAATATGTCCGCAAACAAAGAGCAGCTAATCTACAAAAGCGAGTCAGTGTTGACAACTTGGCAATTTGGCCACTTTTTCCGGCCCCTCGagcaacaatttttcaaaaaaagccGCTCGCCGAGCCATGCAGTTTGACAGCTCGTTTTGTTCAATTGTTGCTGACCGAAAATGTTAATGTATTAAGTAAGGATCatgttttcatgcatttttattCCAACAGTCTATGAATCCCAAAAAAGGATAGCTTGTAGTTGAGAGGACAAAAGCACAACTAGGCCGTGTCGGAAGCACAGTATTGCAAATGACCGCATGTTCCCCTTCCCATGTAGGAGAGGTCACCAGTACCCCCCCACTTTTCTTCCCCTGCGGCTCCATCAAAAGAGAAGTCCTGCCTACAGCTTTGAGGGAGAATGGTAAGATGTCCTTTTATCATGAACACAAGCAAATGATGAATGGGATGTACaatcataatacaaaaaaaaaaaaaagtcattaaactACAGCGGCGCATCTAAGGCGGAACATCCTGGGAGCGCAATGTccaatttgttcagattttgaaacttttttttcctatagGTTAAAATGGAAATAGCGATCGTTTTGATTTCCCTCACCGGATTAATTCAGTATCCATCCAGTTCCGAAGGGGAACGTTCTCAGCAACATTTGGGAACACATTATGGGAAGTGGACgttttaatgtttgtatacaaattttGGGGTCGGCTGGGGCACTGCTTGAGGCTGATCCACTTGGGGAACAAGCCCATTTCACCATATCCTTGGggtgttttgacaaaagcttGCTAgcaagacacctgggaactgttttcaaTTGTGATGAATAATATAGATTTCCCATAACGATGAGCCTCATGCATCAAACATTTCAAAGAactttaaattatttgtttttctattcTACTCTTAAGTAGTGAGCAACAAATAAAACAGTTGTTTTCGTGACATTTTTGGTTTAGGATTTGCACATTTGGCTAATGGCGGATTTATTTTGGCGAACCTATCCCGTTATTCGCTAAAAACTCACCGGCacggcgccatctggtggcatctcgGTGTCCAGAAATGATGTTGACaagagttgaggagtttcattgagAGCACGATtcgggctcggtccctatcgtGGTTCACTGTACGCTGTACCTTTTGACTTCCTGTCTTGTCCACTAGGTGTTCCCCTCGAGACGCTGACTGTCTATCGCACGGCGGCACATCCCGATGTGGAGAAGAATCTCAACGACTATTTTGCAGCGCAGGTTATTCTCCACTCTCGCTATGTTGCACACTATATaatcagtgttccccaacctttccTGAGGCGagggttaaaacaaaaaagaaaaatgccacCAAAGGTTACTAGTTGCAATCTTTCAATGAAATAAATcatcatttttggaccaattaagtggtTTGGGAATGACTGCTATCTCGTAGGCGCCGCCACCATTTTTAGCATTGTCCCTCGTAGGGCTGGCCGGCTAGCGTGGCTTTCTTCAGCCCGTCGGGAGTCGACTTCTGCCTGGAGGCCTTACGCGGGCTGGCTGGCGAACGACTAGCGCAAATAAAGGTAAATATGGCTGTATGACGAACATgcggcaaaaaacaaaaacaaatgaataataataaaatcattcaCAAACCCTGTATTGTGCAGTTTGCCGCCATCGGGCCCACCACGCGGGACGCCATGCAGGCCGAGGGTCTGAGCGTCAGCTGCACCGCCGAGAAGCCAACGGCGCAGAACCTAGCGGAGGCCGTTAGCAAAGCGCTGAAATGAACATTCAACTCTTTGTCAATCAAATGTGTAAACTGGACACTATATTAGGTACATCGAAACATCTAGGTATGGACAAAAAAAGAATGCCACCGGTAAACCAAAAGGGCCATTTCAATTGGACACAAATGTGACTGCTGCTAATATTTTCTTAACTAGTGTTCGCACGCGTATTTGCAATTTGCAGCTTCAGCCATTCGCTGATTATTTCTTTGGAACGTATCCTCCGTTATccactgttgtttttgtataaCTATAATATAATGTCAAAGTATTGCGACTGTGCCAAGGGACTGTGTTGGAGTAatttgaggagcttcatgtattgctttgccgccatcttgtggcatctccaGTGAACCCCCTCCTATTTGTgaatttttgggaggaaactaTCGTAATTCACTGCTGTTGCGCTCAGGCTAAAACCCTGTCTAATATAAACGTAtcgctttggcgccatcttagTGCCACGGAATATGTTGAAGTAAGTTGAGGAActtcatgtagtgctttgccatcATCTTAAAAATTGGTAGATGTTTGCCAGTATATAATTTTTGCAAAAATTGGTGAGTCTATTATTATGTTATAGATCCCAAAAGGCGATTGAGTCACTACAAtactgatttgttttgttttttgtttcctgtTTGCCGGAATCACGTTCCCCACCCTGCTGGtatacctaataaagtgtccagtgtgtatatttaaaacCCAGTTTTGTCTGTAAATGCAATTTATTTTCACTGCGCGCCCCACAGCCACGGCACATGAATGTATTTGATATTCTATTTATGgtgatgtgtttttgttgtttgtgtggtCTTTTCAATTCAAGTTTTTGCGTCGCTGTTCAAAGCAGGTGTTCTTCAAAGTCCTTTCAAAACCAGCGGAGCGTCTTACGACACGTCTGCACTGTTCGTAGCTAACATCAAGTTGAGTGGCGTTTGCTTTTCACACGACGCTGTGGGACGACCCCAACCGACCCCCGACCCGAGTGGCCACACCTGTGCCTGGTGGTCCTATAAAGGCGTACGGCCGCTGACGTTCCATCCCATCACGATGCTGACTTTCATCCAGCTGATCACGTCTTTGCTGCTTTGGCCGAGCAGCGGCGAGAAACTTTTCCACCATCGCGATCACTCTGATTTGCAGATGTTTCACGCCCAGCAAGCTCAGACCATAACGGACAAGTCCAGCGCGGAGGTAAACTTGCATTGAAAAAAGGCCATTCCACTTGGAAATAAAACTGATCTGGGATTTGGTTTATATTGACTGTCATTCTGTATTATCACCACCTAGAGGACGACTGGAGTTGAAcagtcacattttttaaattttttatttccttgtatgatttgtgtgtgttaatattGGAGGACCTTTGCAACTTaaattttggtgcagatttttagaaaatgtctttttttttttttttttttttgctgttcttCTGTTGAACAGTTGGCAAACCATTCATTGAGCATGAACACCACCTGCAGGACTGGAATGGAACTGATTTTGCTATCTTTTGAGTGTGTCAGAATTATGAAAGTTGGCTTTTCTAGAAACTTGCACTTTGTTGAAATCACGGAATTTTTTGTTGATCaaccagtttgtgtgtgtgtgtgtgtgagagagagtgcaGGATGAGAGCGCAAAAGCTGGTACCGATTGTCTAGAAACTTGGTacagaagaattttttttttaaactgactcATTCTGCATTTGCACTCCTTggaggactggagtggaactgcaatatgcttttatttaaatgttccaTATTATTTAGCAGGATTGCAGAAAACCTAGGACTGATTTTCTAAGAAAATCTTTCAACTGGCctatgaattttatttattgactgaTTTATTCATCGCAATGCCATCCCTAGAGGACTGGAGGGGAACAGTACCAACCGCAACTTGAGTTTATTGTAATGTTCTCTGGTTTTTAGCAGTTTGGCAAAACCTAGTACTCATTTTCTGGAAACTTTGTAGAgagttaaaacaacattttttgacTCATTCTGCATTACTAGCAACTAGAGGGCTGGAGTAGAACTCCCGTGCCAATGATTGCATCCTTGTCTCGTTCAGCTATTCCTCTCCAGATACGGCTTCATGAAGCCAGTGAGGTGGGAGGAGATGCGGGACCAGGACGGGGATCTCGACTACGACGACGGCTTCTTTGACGACCTCCGAGCTAGCGTCCAGGAGGGGACCTCGGTGCCTCCTTCCAGGGATCGCCCTCCTCCAGACGGAGAAAGCCAAGCATTTACGGCAGCGCTCAAAGACTTCCAGAGGCTGTCCGGCCTGCCGGTGACTGGTGCGTTTGACGACGCCACCAGGGAGGCCATGAACAAGCCGAGGTGTGGCGTCCCCGACAAGGAAAGGGGTCAGGAACCAGGTGACCTTGACGAGAATCTGGCCTTGGGTGTTGAAAACGGCACCACTTGGAACAAGACTGATAGCAACTACATAACAAGTGACACACTGTCTGGTGCTGCTAACGACTCTGAAATGTTATTAGTGAGGGTTAATGGCACAGAAAGTGCTCTCTCTGACACCAACAACACTGATTTGGGCCCAGATTTCAGGCCAAAAAACACCTCCCCGGATAACAATTCGGCGAAAATGCGCCCTAGCCCAGCGGTAGTACGCAAGAAACGCCACCTGGCCGCCCTGGTCTCCCGGCGCAGGCGCAAGAGGGACCTGGGCGAGGCGGGACACGTGGCCTTCAGCAAGAACGTCCTGAAATGGCGGCTGATGGGCGAAGGCTACAGCAGTCAGCTGTCCATCGAGGAGCAGCGCTACATTTTCAGGCTGGCCTTCAGGATGTGGAGCGAGGTGTCGCCACTCCAGTTCGTGGAAGACAACCGCTCGCCGCTGGAGGATATCGACATCAGGCTGGGCTTTGGCACAGGTACGGCAACCCAACACGGCTTTCCGGTGGTTTGTCTTGcaccccggactggttgccGTTCTATTACAATCCAGTGCTTCCTCACTGGAGAGCTCCAGTGTCGGGACTCTGCtcaccctaaaccctaaccattTTTGACCAATCTGAGAGGAACATGAACATAAAGAATGGTTTCTGGATTGTCAGACATTTGGTCTCTTGGGcatttttcatgacatttgGAGTCACTTGCTTCCCGAGGATCCACCGTTCTTGGGATTCCAACGTGGACCAAAATTGGTATCACCTTCAATTTGAAGGGTGAATGAAACTGTTCTGTACCAGCACCACATGATTACATTTTATGCCATCTAGGAAGACATCTCGGTTGCAACCAGCGGTTCGATGGAAGCGGTCAAGAGTTTGCTCATGCCTGGTTCCTGGGCGACATCCACTTTGACGACGACGAACATTTCACTGCCCCCAACGCCGGCAGTGGGATTAGCCTCCTTAAGGTGAGTGTCAAGGGATCCTGGATCCCGGTCTTTTTCCTGACCGGACATCTTCTTTTAGGTGGCGGTTCACGAGATCGGACACGTTTTGGGGCTGCCCCACATCTACAGACCTGGCTCCATCATGCAGCCCAGCTACTTGCCCCAAGAGGCCAGTTTTGAGATGGACTGGATGGACAGGAAAGCCATACAGAACCTCTACGGTGAGCGGTGTCCAGTGTCCAGGGTTGGAACGGGCACCGGAAGTTCTCAGTTCAACTCTGTTCCGGCGTCGCTCACAGGGGGTTGCGAGGGCCGCTTCAGCACTGTATTCGACTGGATCCGACGAGAGAAGACCCCCTACGGCAAAGCGGTGGTCCGCTTCAACACCTACTTCGTGAGGGAGGGCTGGTACTGGCTGTACGAGAACCGGAACAATCGGACCCGCTACGGGGACCCGGTGCCGCTGCAGATCGGCTGGCGGGGGCTCCCTGCAGACGGAGTGGACGCTTACGTGCACGTTTGGTCCCGGAAACAAGACGCCGTTTACTTCTTCAAAGGTAGAATCTCACTTTGTCAtccaatacagtgaacccccatcaGAGAGaccattaaaacaaataaataatgataaaataaatcTTTGAAAATCGGTGCACCCATCCCGCATgctttaaacaaatacaaaaacactttaaaaaaaaaaacatattttagatgtatttgaacacacaaaacagcaaaacGTATAAAACTGTGATTGTCCGTATAGTATGCTCCCTCTAGCGGTCAGTCCGCGGCACAGCTTCATTgtggtttttcttttctaatattCAAGTGCagtgctaatgttcaaactgtgcataatgttacactgGCTTACGAAATTATTAAATCTACTTTTGAAAACCACTGGCAAACAAAATAACTGcttaaatattcattattttacgTACAGTATGTCTTTTTGCTGCActtcaatcaatatttatattaataataataaaaaaaaaaaatacaactatacCAGATTTCCATTTGCGTTCCACAAACAATCTGCGATGGGTGAATAGATATATCGGGGGCACACTAATTCCTTACGTGAGACGCTTCAGTGCAGAACTCCTCTGTTATGACAGGTACTCAGTTCTGGAAGTATGACAGCGAAAACGACAAGGTCTTCAAACAGGACCCAGAGGGCCACCGCTACCCCAGGAAGATTTCCGAGGGTTTCCCGGGAATCTTCGGTCCCATTGACACGGCCGTTTACGACCGAAGGGACTCGCGCATTTACTTCTTCAAAAGCAGTCTTGTAAGGATGTCAGCCaggggcatttaaaaaaaaaaaattaatattagCAAATTTAAGTTACCTCTTCCGACAGGTGTACGCCTTCAGCGTGGAGTCCAACGGCACGGCGCCAGGTTTCCCCAAACCCATCCGAGAGGTATTCCCGCCGACGTCCGGCGTCGACCACCCGGGCGGCAACGTCGACGCCGCCTACTTCTCGTACGCGCACAACTCCGTCTTCCTCTTCAAGGACCGGCGCTTCTGGCAGGTGGCGAGCGGCCGCGAccgcccccgccgccgcccctTCCTGCCGCGTAACGGCCTGCTGCCGCACAAGGAAGTGGACCAGCACTGGTTCGACATCTGCAACGTCCACCCCACCGCGCTCACGCTGACCAGATGAAGACTTGGATGTGTACCCCTCATGATGCGTCCTTTGCCAACTCCTGGCCCATTCAGCTATAACACATCGCATCCGGAAAGGACTCGCAGTGCTttgctttttccacattttgttgggTTAcagccttattaaaaaaaacaaaaaacaaagttacacataacaccctaaAATGACAAGATGAAAACTggactgaatttaccacaggtggactccaataAAGCTGTCAAAACATCTCAAGGTGGATAAGTGGAAACTGATCCTCATGCAACCAGATGGCGCTTGAAGTGGTTGGCGAATTGGCAAAACCGCCCAAGGGAAGGTGTGCCAAGCAAGAAAAGACTTCAGCCTCTAATTGCCAGCAACAGGCTGCGTATACTTGTGTACATGTcgtttcttagttttttttgcatttttaatagATTGCACAAATTCCCCCAAAAGTACAATGGCGCCTTGAGCTACGAGTTCAATTCATTCTACAGccatgcttgtatctcaaagcactcGTATCTGCGGTCATCATCGGGgttgtggtgtgtcgaattaaTAAGAATTTAATTCCCTATGGAATTCCGGCCGCAAAAAGAAAAACGCTGTGAATGCTTCGTTGTACAGTAGCCGTCATGTGATCATggatgacaaaaacaaccattttgtTGGCTCCAATTGAGTTTAAGTCTTTGAGGCACGGAAGGGAAATCTAATGACCCGTTTGCCACGTTAACGGGTTCCCTCGCACCATCGACCATAAGCGTGTCTTGtaattgaaatgaaaagtgATTGAAAAAGGAGCAGCCGCTTTTCTTTGTGCCGTTTCCATTTCGACCTCATCATATAATAAGACATTGATTGGGTAATCAATACGTACCTGGAACACTTATTAATTCAGCTGGTTttgcaagggggggggggcagatcACTAGCTTGATGCCGCCAATAACTGCGAGGAGAAATCAAGTAGAAGTAAAGGAGGAAAATGTCCGAGGAAGATTGACGAGCGTGAGCTCGACTCTGTCGCAGTCTTAAAATCCCAAACTGTCTTTCATTTGCTCCAGTGGATTGCAGGACGCCATTTCACGCTTTCAGAAATCCGGCACGTTACATGAAATCGCTCCTCTTGTCCAAAATTGATACATCGTGCAATCTGGTAGAAAACAGAAAACCAAACAGTCGCTGTGTCTCCAATGAAAGCGATTTGACCCAAATTGTATGATTCGATCATAAAAAGCGGCTACGATCGAGCCAAAAGATACAGTTTGATGTAAATAGCATTCATTGATATACGATCACTGTCGggcggaatcctcgcatctccaaaattgCTACTTTTCAAGAcattaaaaacaagcaaacgCCATCTCGGTGTATTGTCGCGGAATCCAAACTTCCAACAGAGGGAGACCTCGACTCATAGTATGGCAAGTCATCGCCAGAATCACTGAGACTGGATTCACTCAGcacattttttccctttaaGTCCAACGGGTGACAAAATGTTTGTCATGTCAAAAAACATGTCACCcatgtttgtaattgcctagAGTTGCCACAAAAGGcaccaaagcactttttttttctcactattAGATAAGGCTATGGCCTGaagaaatgaagctcctcaactcacttcaacgtcGGTCCTGGGgcccaagatgccaccaaagcagTATTTTAAGGTTTGGGCTAAGGTTGAGGTTAAGATCAGGGTTAAATTAGGTTCAAGGTTAGTTTGGATTACGGCAAGGGTTAAGGTTCCAGTTAAGGTTGGGGTTAGGTGTGAGGTTTATTTAAGGTTTAAGGTTCAGGTTACGGGTGAGGGTTCTTCTCACGATTAAGGTTCTGTCAAGGTTTGGGTTACGGTTCAGGTTAAGTTTTGCACTAAGGTTAACTTTACAGGTTGTCTTGCAATTTGGTTTCAAGTTCGGTTTGGGGATTAAGGTTCGGGCTAGTTTTAAGGCTTCAAAGACTTTGAAACCAGTcttctaaatgtttttattttcaacctTTATGCAAGAAAACAGCCTAAAgatcaccctttttttttttttttgaagcagaAGAGGGTCGtgtgcaacccccccccccatgaaatGCTCCCCAAAAACCCATTAGTAAGAattgtgagggaaggacaatTGTCAGTCAGAGCGTACGTTAGCTTTTGTACATTGTTGTGGCGATTGTGCTCCCAGACAGCGGCGGCCATCATTACCGACCggactcacactcacactcacatgcgCGTCATTATCAACAAAGACTCATTTGTCTCCCGTTTGTTTATCTTGCATGAGCAGAGTGGCGGCGAGGGAAGCTCTCTAATAAAACCTTTGCTTGGGATGTCTTTGggtaatttagcaaaacacaacggctagcctgctagctaacattagctcGACAGCCCAATATCCGTTtcagcagcaaaaaaacaacaacacgtcTTTGCCATTAAACCGatttatttttgaatcaacttaGCTGTTGAAAATCTAAATTACGGCCAATGTTGCATCACCCGTTCGTGCAAGTTGTGTTTCTATTGCCCCCAGATTTTTCCTTATTCGTGGCCTCACTTCATCTGCCAGCCAAGCACTGAATAATTGAAGGAATTATCAAGCCAGGAGATCCAAAAGCGCCTCAGAAATGTGTCATGCCCCTGAGCGaggcaaaaaaagacaaaccctGCCTTATTCGACATGTATAGCTGCGTACACGGCGCCGGGTCCCGCCCACGACGAGCTTTCATGACGCCACCGACGGCAAGCGAGCGTCAACCGGCGGAAAACAGCGGGAAACCGCGCACGTCAAATACATTTAGCATTCCATCCCGAAACGCCGCACTCCTATTTTCTCCTGCCGTCGGTTTGCGATGTCGCCAGATTCCCGGGCGAGGATGTGACTGACGCAACAGTCATCGGCCGCACAAAACCGACGGCTGGCACGAGCGCGGCCCGGCGAGGTGGCGACGACGCTCCCGATTTCACGGCGCTCCGTCACCAAAACTTCTCATTTCGATCTTCTCATCCAATAGCAGACACCTTCATGGTCTCACAGACAGTCGGACCTTATAAAAATCCACGTAACACAACTCCGCCTTTGCTACAATACATGCAAAGCAATCCGTCCTCCTGTTTTTTGGGTTAGATtacatacaaatatgatatgacgTAGCAAGTAGCAACGCTGAAGTTTTGTTACATGAATCTGTGTGAGTTTGATCAATTCCAACTGTTTGCGAGGCCATGAAGGTATACTTCAATGCACTCGGATGACCGAGTTGGGGCGTGGGGGCCGATGCAACCGAGGATGGTGGGCAAAGTGAGTGAGCCAGGCCAAAAAGTATCAACGACGTTGACTCGATTATCGTCGGCTACAAAACAAGTCGTTCAATTGCTAACATCCGGCAGGTTGAAAAGCAAAAAGTCAACAGGGGCACATCTTTGgacgcggggggggggggggcaaacccACAGCTGACAGTGACGTGCGGAATACTCCTCGGCTGACATTCCTGAAGGATCCATTTTGTAAAACTCTTGGCGTGGGTGCTCACCCCGCTGCGCGCTCGTACAGCCTCcgtgaataaaacaaatcaagttGCCATTGCAGCAGCATTTCATCACGCATCGCACCATGCGAACAAATGTGTTACGTGACACTTTCCATTTGCAGGCAGGGAGGCCCAAGCGTGGAAGGAACTGTTTCACGCAAATTCTTTAGCGCCATATGCCCGTTTGCCAGGGGGAGGGTGGCGGGACACCGAGGGTGGGATAAGCCTAGTGGGGGGAAACAACAAGGCAGACCATAATATCCTCATATACTGAGCATAAGCGCGCAATCGAGTTAATGAACTACACGACTGCGACCGTtacatttacatatttgaacacaaattaaTTGCAAGCATAGAAtatagtataaaaaaaatactcta containing:
- the mmp21 gene encoding matrix metallopeptidase-21, giving the protein MSLQKQLEGAGTPQRSQTLLIEMNVLLLKAPQDGAPVPDPYIQEMASRGLQATLLPVLSFNFVSLNTLSDKLFQPEKYGGLIFTSPRAVEAVKMCLADRREEWERSAKDKWNAKSVYVVGKATAALVRRLGLDPLGEDAGTAEVLSRVIIEREVTSTPPLFFPCGSIKREVLPTALRENGVPLETLTVYRTAAHPDVEKNLNDYFAAQGWPASVAFFSPSGVDFCLEALRGLAVCRHRAHHAGRHAGRGYGFMKPVRWEEMRDQDGDLDYDDGFFDDLRASVQEGTSVPPSRDRPPPDGESQAFTAALKDFQRLSGLPVTGAFDDATREAMNKPRCGVPDKERGQEPGDLDENLALGVENGTTWNKTDSNYITSDTLSGAANDSEMLLVRVNGTESALSDTNNTDLGPDFRPKNTSPDNNSAKMRPSPAVVRKKRHLAALVSRRRRKRDLGEAGHVAFSKNVLKWRLMGEGYSSQLSIEEQRYIFRLAFRMWSEVSPLQFVEDNRSPLEDIDIRLGFGTGRHLGCNQRFDGSGQEFAHAWFLGDIHFDDDEHFTAPNAGSGISLLKVAVHEIGHVLGLPHIYRPGSIMQPSYLPQEASFEMDWMDRKAIQNLYGGCEGRFSTVFDWIRREKTPYGKAVVRFNTYFVREGWYWLYENRNNRTRYGDPVPLQIGWRGLPADGVDAYVHVWSRKQDAVYFFKGTQFWKYDSENDKVFKQDPEGHRYPRKISEGFPGIFGPIDTAVYDRRDSRIYFFKSSLVYAFSVESNGTAPGFPKPIREVFPPTSGVDHPGGNVDAAYFSYAHNSVFLFKDRRFWQVASGRDRPRRRPFLPRNGLLPHKEVDQHWFDICNVHPTALTLTR